In Geobacillus kaustophilus, a genomic segment contains:
- a CDS encoding glycosyl transferase, whose translation MAPSVIKFDHLERMTDDTGLLEHSLGRIPRRREGYSTDDNARAIWACLEWLALCEDKGEKRRLYRLLDRYLAFLLWAQNDDGTFHNNFFFDRTKEEETPSDDCFGRSFWAAALAYVRLSDPARREAAADMLRRAMPAAWELRSLRGFAWGMAACGVLLTEGRPLGVDQEEVAALAARLEERLLAAYWEHAGDDWHWYEPELTYANGVLPWALWTAYRRAPRDEVKEVAEKSLAFLIEKMSGPGGVIRPVGNRGWCSRRYRADWDQQPLDVMKLALAAREAYWATDDERYRGVVRRCLAWFYGQNDGKAPLADPSDGSCCDGLGPNGPNPNRGAESTLSYLLTAAIAQSISVEVVVDESINSETVRMAGTRV comes from the coding sequence TTGGCACCGTCAGTCATTAAGTTCGATCACCTCGAGCGCATGACTGACGACACCGGGTTGCTTGAGCATAGCCTTGGCCGCATCCCGCGCCGGCGCGAGGGTTATTCGACCGATGACAACGCCCGCGCCATTTGGGCGTGTCTGGAATGGCTGGCGCTGTGCGAAGACAAAGGAGAAAAAAGGCGGCTCTACCGTTTGCTTGACCGATATTTGGCATTTTTGCTTTGGGCGCAAAACGATGATGGCACGTTCCATAACAACTTTTTCTTCGACCGGACAAAAGAAGAGGAAACGCCGTCAGACGACTGCTTCGGGCGGTCGTTTTGGGCGGCGGCGCTGGCATACGTTCGCCTCAGTGATCCGGCGCGGCGCGAGGCGGCAGCAGATATGCTGCGGCGGGCCATGCCGGCGGCATGGGAGCTTCGTTCGCTGCGCGGCTTCGCCTGGGGGATGGCCGCTTGCGGCGTCTTATTGACAGAAGGACGCCCGCTTGGCGTCGATCAAGAGGAAGTGGCAGCTTTGGCCGCACGGCTTGAAGAGCGGCTGCTTGCGGCGTATTGGGAGCATGCTGGCGACGATTGGCATTGGTATGAACCGGAGTTGACGTACGCCAACGGGGTGCTGCCGTGGGCGCTTTGGACGGCATATCGGCGCGCGCCGCGGGATGAGGTGAAGGAAGTGGCGGAAAAAAGCCTTGCTTTCCTTATTGAAAAAATGAGCGGACCGGGAGGTGTCATCCGTCCGGTCGGCAACCGCGGCTGGTGCAGCCGCCGCTACCGCGCCGATTGGGATCAACAGCCGCTTGATGTGATGAAACTCGCTTTGGCGGCGCGCGAAGCGTATTGGGCGACGGACGACGAGCGTTACCGCGGCGTCGTCCGCCGCTGCCTCGCTTGGTTTTACGGACAAAACGACGGCAAGGCGCCGCTTGCCGACCCAAGCGACGGCAGTTGTTGCGACGGGCTTGGCCCGAACGGCCCGAACCCGAATCGGGGGGCGGAGTCAACATTATCCTACTTGTTAACAGCAGCAATCGCTCAATCGATTTCGGTGGAGGTGGTTGTCGATGAATCCATCAACAGCGAAACCGTTCGCATGGCCGGCACACGTGTTTAA
- a CDS encoding glycosyltransferase family 4 protein has translation MIRIAYVSTYPPRRCGLATFTEHLHQSIDGVRGPSDGDRVIVVYNESDGDDAYRDNPAYWPLPAQNRAAYAEMAKRVNESDIDVVLLQHEFGIFGGEAGEYVLDFIAALNKPLVTTFHTVFADPPLPYRPIQEKIAAASDAIIVMNRQAIPYLVQAFGVPEEKIVYIPHGAPSPSSENRDSLRSRLGFSGRKVMLTFGLLSRGKGIESVLAALPGVVCKVPETLYVIAGETHPEVKKREGEAYREELQALIHRLGLDRHVRMEDRYFDEEELIDYLTACDLYVTPYPGMQQITSGTLAYAVGVGRPVVSTPYEHARDLLQGCEELLLPYGDTAAWEERLGQLLADEAALKRWEEKVRQIGANTHWPRVGEQHVALFARMCAAKRGEVKTVGTVSH, from the coding sequence ATGATTCGAATTGCCTACGTCAGCACGTACCCGCCGCGGCGGTGCGGGCTGGCGACGTTTACGGAACATTTGCACCAAAGCATTGACGGCGTCCGGGGCCCATCCGATGGCGACCGCGTCATCGTTGTGTACAACGAAAGCGACGGCGATGACGCCTATCGCGACAATCCGGCGTATTGGCCGCTTCCGGCGCAAAACCGCGCTGCGTATGCCGAGATGGCCAAACGGGTGAATGAAAGCGACATCGACGTCGTTTTATTGCAGCATGAGTTCGGCATTTTCGGCGGCGAGGCGGGCGAATACGTTCTTGATTTCATCGCCGCGCTCAACAAGCCGCTCGTGACGACATTCCATACGGTGTTTGCCGATCCGCCGCTGCCGTACCGGCCGATTCAGGAAAAAATCGCGGCGGCGAGCGATGCGATCATCGTCATGAACCGGCAGGCGATTCCATACTTAGTGCAGGCGTTCGGTGTTCCGGAGGAGAAAATCGTCTACATCCCGCACGGCGCTCCGAGTCCAAGCAGCGAAAATCGCGATTCGCTTCGCAGCCGCCTCGGATTCAGCGGCCGCAAAGTGATGCTGACGTTTGGCTTGCTCAGCCGCGGCAAAGGCATTGAGTCGGTCTTGGCTGCGCTTCCGGGCGTCGTCTGCAAAGTGCCGGAAACGCTGTATGTCATTGCCGGCGAGACGCATCCGGAAGTGAAAAAGCGGGAAGGAGAAGCGTACCGCGAGGAGTTGCAGGCGCTCATTCACCGGCTTGGGCTTGACCGCCATGTCCGAATGGAAGACCGGTATTTTGACGAAGAAGAGTTGATTGATTACTTGACGGCGTGCGACTTGTATGTCACTCCGTATCCGGGCATGCAACAAATCACAAGCGGCACGCTCGCCTATGCGGTCGGCGTCGGCCGTCCGGTCGTTTCGACGCCGTATGAGCATGCGCGCGACTTGTTGCAAGGTTGTGAAGAGCTGTTGTTGCCGTATGGCGATACGGCCGCTTGGGAAGAGCGGCTCGGGCAGCTGTTGGCCGACGAGGCGGCGCTGAAGCGATGGGAGGAAAAGGTGCGCCAAATCGGGGCAAACACCCATTGGCCGCGCGTCGGCGAACAGCATGTCGCCTTGTTTGCGCGCATGTGCGCTGCGAAACGCGGGGAGGTGAAGACGGTTGGCACCGTCAGTCATTAA
- a CDS encoding sugar phosphate nucleotidyltransferase: MKALLLAGGLGTRLRPLTENIPKPMAPIANRPWLEHLIVHLRDQGVNEFVIATHHCSEVIRRYFEDGKRWNVKITYALEPFPLGTAGAIKNAERWLDERFLVFNADIVHLPQLIPLLDFHRQHGGMATIVLTEVDDPSSYGVVEQNDRGQILRFVEKPRREEAPSNRINAGMYIFEPDVMRYIPAEREVSIERETFPLLIEKNVGVYGVVSNGYWRDMGTPARYRQVHWDALSREFPIPLKGREIQPGVFVGENVEIGSGVLFVPPVLIGDHVKIGSQAVIGPNAVIGDRCQIGARVHCAQTIVWDRSVIRDRSRLQNSIFGYRTVTPAGEVFEDSIINQFKEAVQA, encoded by the coding sequence ATGAAAGCATTGTTGCTGGCAGGAGGATTAGGTACGCGTCTTCGTCCATTGACCGAAAACATCCCCAAACCTATGGCCCCGATTGCGAACCGGCCATGGCTTGAACACCTCATCGTTCATCTTCGCGACCAAGGAGTCAACGAATTTGTCATCGCCACACATCATTGTTCAGAAGTGATCCGTCGCTATTTCGAAGATGGGAAGCGCTGGAACGTCAAGATTACATACGCGCTCGAACCGTTCCCGCTTGGAACGGCTGGGGCGATCAAAAACGCCGAGCGTTGGCTTGATGAACGGTTTCTCGTGTTTAACGCCGACATCGTGCATTTGCCGCAACTCATTCCTCTGCTTGATTTTCATCGCCAGCACGGCGGCATGGCGACGATTGTGTTGACGGAAGTCGATGATCCTTCGTCTTATGGAGTGGTAGAACAAAATGACCGCGGACAAATTTTGCGCTTTGTCGAAAAGCCGCGCCGCGAAGAAGCGCCGTCCAATCGTATCAACGCCGGTATGTACATTTTCGAGCCGGACGTGATGCGCTACATCCCGGCTGAGCGGGAAGTATCGATTGAACGCGAAACATTCCCGCTGTTGATCGAGAAGAATGTCGGTGTATATGGCGTCGTCAGCAACGGATACTGGCGTGATATGGGGACGCCGGCCCGCTATCGCCAAGTGCATTGGGATGCGTTGAGCCGGGAGTTTCCGATTCCGCTCAAAGGACGCGAAATTCAGCCGGGTGTGTTTGTTGGCGAAAACGTGGAGATTGGGTCTGGCGTCTTGTTTGTGCCGCCTGTGCTCATCGGCGACCACGTGAAAATCGGTTCGCAGGCTGTCATCGGTCCGAATGCGGTCATCGGCGACCGCTGCCAAATTGGCGCCCGCGTCCATTGCGCGCAGACGATCGTTTGGGACCGCTCTGTCATTCGCGACCGCAGCCGGCTGCAAAACAGCATTTTCGGCTATCGGACGGTGACGCCGGCGGGAGAAGTGTTCGAAGATTCGATTATTAATCAATTCAAGGAGGCGGTGCAAGCATGA
- a CDS encoding Gfo/Idh/MocA family protein translates to MISSSSFRYHVGIAGAGAFAEFLAGALAPLPSFHLAAVAGRTGEKRQRVIDAYRRLQPQAGDVREYREAEELIVDPHVDIVILTTPPHLHAPLAERALEKGKHVLLEKPGGLTAEALRANIQLAVRQNRALAVNLVLRYHPLTEAVKQLIHRYLLGAVDYASLHNAAHRVAEGHWFWNERRSGGILIEHGVHFFEVGRDWFGEAVEAHGFALQETDGTRPRVGATVIHEGKGRRIPVQYYHGFTMDPAASESTHWDIHTARGRIVLDGWIPMRLSVSSLVSDEEAACIDAWLDAIPTKPSADAIEQLQQAADRLLPPTEPSAAPRRPYERIVVLSDRHGWYEAIAQARFLDFCRLIEHPNARALVTAEDAAADLALAETCTVTGKAVDPLDIR, encoded by the coding sequence ATGATTTCTTCATCATCTTTCCGTTACCATGTTGGCATTGCCGGCGCCGGCGCATTCGCTGAATTTCTTGCCGGCGCGCTCGCTCCGCTTCCTTCCTTTCACCTCGCCGCTGTCGCCGGGCGGACGGGCGAAAAACGCCAGCGCGTCATCGACGCCTATCGCCGCCTTCAGCCGCAGGCGGGCGACGTGCGCGAATACCGCGAAGCTGAAGAATTGATCGTTGATCCACATGTTGATATCGTCATTCTCACCACCCCGCCGCATTTGCACGCTCCGCTTGCCGAGCGGGCGCTTGAGAAAGGAAAACATGTGCTGCTTGAAAAGCCAGGCGGCCTCACCGCCGAGGCGCTGCGAGCGAACATCCAGCTTGCTGTTCGCCAAAACCGGGCGTTGGCGGTCAATCTCGTTCTTCGCTACCATCCGCTCACGGAAGCAGTCAAACAGCTCATCCATCGCTACCTTCTTGGCGCAGTGGACTACGCAAGCCTTCACAACGCCGCCCACCGCGTCGCGGAAGGCCATTGGTTTTGGAACGAGCGGCGAAGCGGAGGCATTCTCATTGAACACGGCGTCCACTTTTTTGAAGTCGGCCGCGACTGGTTCGGCGAAGCCGTCGAAGCGCACGGGTTCGCGCTTCAGGAAACAGACGGCACACGGCCGCGCGTCGGAGCCACTGTGATCCATGAAGGCAAGGGCCGGCGCATCCCTGTCCAGTATTACCACGGCTTTACGATGGACCCTGCCGCCTCAGAGTCGACGCACTGGGACATTCATACGGCGCGCGGGCGCATCGTGCTTGACGGGTGGATTCCGATGCGGCTGTCCGTCTCCAGCCTCGTCTCTGACGAGGAGGCAGCCTGCATTGACGCCTGGCTTGACGCCATCCCGACAAAGCCGTCGGCTGACGCTATCGAACAACTGCAGCAAGCGGCCGACCGGCTGTTGCCGCCCACGGAACCTTCAGCCGCTCCGCGCCGCCCATACGAGCGCATCGTGGTGCTCTCAGACCGCCACGGCTGGTACGAAGCGATCGCCCAAGCGCGCTTTCTTGACTTTTGCCGCTTAATCGAGCATCCAAACGCGCGCGCGCTCGTCACCGCCGAAGACGCCGCCGCCGATCTCGCCCTAGCCGAAACGTGCACCGTGACGGGTAAAGCAGTCGACCCACTTGACATCCGCTAA
- a CDS encoding (deoxy)nucleoside triphosphate pyrophosphohydrolase, protein MKRTIYVVGAAIRNERGDILCALRAPDMSLPNVWEFPGGKVEEGESPEEALVREIREELGCTISVGKLLADVCHEYGHAIVHLRTYEARLVDGEPRAREHAELRWVPLQALRSLEWAPADIPTVEALLVEGGAQKGVFDVLMRPRSIAD, encoded by the coding sequence ATGAAACGAACCATCTATGTCGTCGGGGCAGCCATTCGCAATGAACGCGGGGACATCCTATGCGCCTTGCGCGCTCCCGACATGTCGCTGCCAAACGTTTGGGAGTTTCCGGGCGGCAAGGTGGAGGAAGGGGAGAGCCCCGAAGAGGCTTTAGTCCGGGAAATTCGCGAGGAGCTTGGCTGCACGATTTCCGTTGGCAAACTGTTGGCGGATGTATGCCATGAATATGGACATGCCATCGTGCATTTGCGGACGTATGAAGCCCGCTTAGTCGATGGGGAGCCGCGGGCGCGGGAGCATGCCGAGCTTAGGTGGGTGCCGCTTCAAGCATTGCGCTCGCTTGAGTGGGCGCCGGCGGACATTCCGACTGTTGAGGCGCTGTTGGTCGAGGGGGGAGCGCAAAAGGGAGTTTTTGATGTTCTGATGAGACCGAGATCTATCGCCGATTGA
- a CDS encoding NAD-binding protein, producing MIGFIDLGIMGSRMAENLLNSGYSLIVYNRTKDYIIHNRFPAEFPLEHMHKDLHLVAQSAYERGIALPLANLAKELYGLAKPYGWGQDDFSAVYRLLSGQK from the coding sequence ATGATCGGGTTTATCGACCTTGGCATTATGGGCAGCCGCATGGCGGAAAACTTGCTCAATAGCGGCTATTCTCTCATCGTCTACAACCGAACGAAAGACTATATCATTCACAACCGCTTTCCGGCTGAGTTTCCGCTCGAACATATGCACAAAGATTTGCACCTCGTCGCCCAATCGGCGTATGAGCGCGGAATCGCCCTGCCTCTGGCGAACTTGGCCAAAGAGCTGTATGGCCTAGCCAAACCATACGGCTGGGGGCAAGACGATTTTTCGGCCGTTTATCGGCTGTTGTCAGGCCAAAAATGA